Below is a genomic region from Jiangella gansuensis DSM 44835.
CGGGCGCTCGCGGCGCCGGGCACCGAGGCGGCCGCACGGGAGGTGTTCTGGGTGCGCCAGCCGTACCTGATGGCCGGCCCGGACGGCGCGGCGGACGTCGTGGCGGCGGTGCGGCGGGTGTTCGGCGATCGACGCGCTTGGCTGCGCTGACGCGCGGCGGCAGACCCGCATTCCGGCACACACGCGACAAAGCCACGGCCGGCGTCCCTCAATGTGAGACTTTCGGTTGCGCTTGACCGGGGGCCGTGACTGATCATGGTCGCAAGCGTTGTCCCACCACACTGGCAGGAGTGGCGATGGGTCAGAAGCTGGGTAAACGGTTCATGATCGCGTTCGGTCTGGGCCTGGTGTTGGCCCTGATCTTCGACCATTCAGCCGCGGGTTTCGCCGTGGGATTCGCCATCGTCTTCGGGGGCGGCCTGGCCGCGGAATGACTGTCCCGTGATCATGTTCCCTCGCGGGCACATGCGGCCCGTTAGAGGACATGATCATGGGGACAGCGCGAAGTTGTCCACAGATCGGCTGACCCCACTCGCACACAGTGGCGCCGGGACGGACGATCGCGGTCATGGATCTACCGTCGAAGCTGCGCACGCCAGCCGCGGTCGGGTTGCTCGAGCGCCAGTCGGGGCTCATCAGCATCGTCCAGCTCCGCACCCTCGGGTTCGACGGACGGTCGGCTCGGCGGCGGGTGACGCGAGGGCGCTGGCAGCGGCCGTTCCGCGGCGTCTTCGCGACCTTCAGCGGCCCGCTCGACCGCGACGCGCAGATCTGGGCGGCGATCCTCGCCGTCCATCCGGCAGCGGTCGCCAGCCACGCCACGGCGGCCGAGCTCGATGGTCTCACCGGGCGGGTCGACGATCGGATCCACGTGACCGCTCCGGTCAGCCGGCGCGTCCGCGGCTGCCTGGACGGCGTCGTGGTGCATTACGCCCATCGGCTGCAGCTGTCCCGGCACCCGGCCGCGAACCCGCCGCGCACCAGGCTCGACGACACCGTCCTGGACCTCGTGGACACCGCACGACGGGCCCGTAGCGTCGAGTCGTACGTCACCATGGCGGTGCAGAAGCGCCTGACGACACCGGCGCGCCTGGCGGCCTCGCTGATGGCGCGCAAGAAGATCCGCTGGCGGTCCTTGGTCGAGTCGATGCTGGCGGACGTCGCCGACGGCGCCCATTCGCCGCTGGAGCTCCACCACCTGCGAGCCGTGGAGCGTGCACATGGGTTGCCGAAGGGTGTCCGGCAGCGCCGTCGCGCCGGCGCCCGGGTCGTCTGGATCGACGTCGACTACGAACGCTTCGACACCAGAGTGGAGCTGGACGGCCGGCTCGGCCACGAGGGCGATGGCCGGTTCCGGGACCGGCGCCGCGACAACGCCGGTACGGTCGGCGGCGCGTGGACGCTGCGCTACGGGCATGCCGAAGTCTTCGGCCAGCCGTGCCAGGTGGCCGTGGAACAGGCCAAGGTGCTGCGGGACCGGGGCTGGGCCGGCCGGCCCCGGCCGTGCGGGCAGACCTGCCCCATCCCTTGATCATGTTCCCTCGCGGGCGCGTACGGACCCCCGAGGGAACATGATCAAGGGATGGAACGGCACATCTTGACATCGGAGCTCGCGACAAAATACGGTCTGGACCGTAACTGTTGCGAGAAAGGATGCCGGGTGCACAGCATCGAGGAGCTGGACGAGCGGTTGTCGCGGCCGCGGCCGGGGCTGGTCGAGGACCTGCGTCGCCTGGACGGCGATATCGTCGTCCTCGGCGCGAGTGGCAAGCTCGGGGTGAGCCTGGTGCGGCTGGCCGTCCGAGCGGTCGCGGAGGCCGGTACCAACGCCAGGGTGACCGCGGTGTCGCGGTTCACCGCCCCCGGATCGTTCGAGGCCATGCAGGCCACCGGCGCGGACGTGGTGGCCGCCGACGTCGGCGACGACGACGCGCTGGCCGCACTGCCCGACGCCGCCAACGTCGTGTACCTCGTCGGGGCGAAGTTCGGCACCGACGGTCACGAGGCAGGCACGTGGGAGACCAACGTCTACCTGCCCGGCCGGGTGGCGCGGCGCTACGCGGGCTCCCGGTTCAGCGCGCTGTCCACCGGCAACGTGTACCCGCTGGCCTCCGTCGGCACCGGGGGTGCCACCGAGGACACCCCGCCCGGCCCGGTGGGGGAGTACGCCATGTCGTGCCTCGGCCGCGAGCGCATCCTGCAGGCGGCGTCCGAGCGCGACGGCACGCCGATGGCCATCATCCGGCTCAACTACGCCGTCGAGATGCGCTACGGAGTGCTCGTCGACCTCGCCCAGACCATCGCCGCGGGGGAGCCGGTCGACCTGACCACGGGCCACGCGAACGTCGTCTGGCAGGGCTACACCAACGAGGTGACGTTGCGCGCCCTCCTGCACGCCTCCACACCGCCCTTCGCGCTCAACCTGACCGGTCCCGAAACGTTGTCGATCCGGCAGGTCGCCACCGACCTGGCCGCGGCCCTCGGCGAGCCGGTCACCTTCACCGGAGCGGAGGCAGCGACGTCGCTGCTGTCCAACGCCGCGCGGTGCCACGGCCTCTTCGGCTATCCGGACGTGACGGTGCCCGAGCTCGTCGAGGCCACCGCGCAGTGGGTCCGCAAGGGGCTGCCGACCCTCGGCAAGCCGACCAAGTTCCAGCAGCGCAACGGGAAGTTCTGATGACCATCTCCGCCCTGGAGCGGTTCCGGGCCGGGGGCGTCGTCCCCGCCCACCCGCTCGCCCTCGACGACGACCGCAAGCTCGACGAGCGTCGACAGCGGGCGCTGGCCCGCTACTACATCGAGGCCGGCGCCACCGGCCTGGCGGTCGCGGTGCACACCACCCAGTTCGCGGTGCACGAACCCGGTCGAGGGCTGCTGGCCCCGGTGCTCGAACTGGCCGCGGGCGTCGCCGACGAGTACCCGCAGCAGCGTCCGGTCATGGTCGCGGGCCTGGTCGGCCCGGCCGAGCAGGCCGTCGCCGAGGCGGAGCTCGCCGCCGGGCTGGGATACGACCTCGCGCTGCTCACGCCCTACGGCGTCGGCAGCGCCAGCGAGGACGAGCTGATCGAGCGGGCCCGGGCCGTCGGCGAGGTGCTTCCGGTCATCGGGTTCTACCTGCAGCCGGCGGTCGGCGGCCGGGTGCTCGGCCGGACGTTCTGGCGGCGGCTGGCCGAGTTGCCGTCCGTCGTCGGCATCAAGGTGGCGCCGTTCGACCGCTACGCCACCCTCGAGGTGGTGCACGGCGTGGCCGCTTCGGGCCGGGCCGGCGACATGGCCCTCTACACCGGCAACGACGATCACATCGTCACCGATCTCGTCACCACGTACCGGGTCGACGGCCAGGAGCTGACGCTGGTCGGCGGCCTCCTCGGCCAGTGGGCGGTCTGGGTGCGCGGGGCGGTCGAGACGCTGGCCGCGGCGGAGCGGGCCAGGGCGGGCGACGACGCCGCGCTGCGCCGGCTGCTGGAGCTCAACCCGGTGCTCACCGATGCCAACGCGGCCATCTTCGACGCCGCCAACGCATTCCGTGGCTGCGTGCCCGGCATCCACGAGGTGCTGCGCCGGCAGGGACTGCTGGCCGGCGTCTGGTGCCTGGAGGAGGACGAGGTGCTGTCGCCGGGTCAGCTGGCCGAGATCGACCGGGTGTGGGCGGCCTACCCGCAGCTGCGCGACGACGACTTCATCGCCGAGCGACTGGACCGGTGGCTCAACGCCTAGAGGGTGACCCGGTACAGCGTCAGCGGCCGGCCGATGGTCCCGGACTCGAGGCTGCCGGACCGTTCGGCGCAGCCGGCCAGCTCGAG
It encodes:
- a CDS encoding type IV toxin-antitoxin system AbiEi family antitoxin domain-containing protein, whose product is MDLPSKLRTPAAVGLLERQSGLISIVQLRTLGFDGRSARRRVTRGRWQRPFRGVFATFSGPLDRDAQIWAAILAVHPAAVASHATAAELDGLTGRVDDRIHVTAPVSRRVRGCLDGVVVHYAHRLQLSRHPAANPPRTRLDDTVLDLVDTARRARSVESYVTMAVQKRLTTPARLAASLMARKKIRWRSLVESMLADVADGAHSPLELHHLRAVERAHGLPKGVRQRRRAGARVVWIDVDYERFDTRVELDGRLGHEGDGRFRDRRRDNAGTVGGAWTLRYGHAEVFGQPCQVAVEQAKVLRDRGWAGRPRPCGQTCPIP
- a CDS encoding dihydrodipicolinate synthase family protein, with protein sequence MTISALERFRAGGVVPAHPLALDDDRKLDERRQRALARYYIEAGATGLAVAVHTTQFAVHEPGRGLLAPVLELAAGVADEYPQQRPVMVAGLVGPAEQAVAEAELAAGLGYDLALLTPYGVGSASEDELIERARAVGEVLPVIGFYLQPAVGGRVLGRTFWRRLAELPSVVGIKVAPFDRYATLEVVHGVAASGRAGDMALYTGNDDHIVTDLVTTYRVDGQELTLVGGLLGQWAVWVRGAVETLAAAERARAGDDAALRRLLELNPVLTDANAAIFDAANAFRGCVPGIHEVLRRQGLLAGVWCLEEDEVLSPGQLAEIDRVWAAYPQLRDDDFIAERLDRWLNA
- a CDS encoding NAD-dependent epimerase/dehydratase family protein, whose product is MHSIEELDERLSRPRPGLVEDLRRLDGDIVVLGASGKLGVSLVRLAVRAVAEAGTNARVTAVSRFTAPGSFEAMQATGADVVAADVGDDDALAALPDAANVVYLVGAKFGTDGHEAGTWETNVYLPGRVARRYAGSRFSALSTGNVYPLASVGTGGATEDTPPGPVGEYAMSCLGRERILQAASERDGTPMAIIRLNYAVEMRYGVLVDLAQTIAAGEPVDLTTGHANVVWQGYTNEVTLRALLHASTPPFALNLTGPETLSIRQVATDLAAALGEPVTFTGAEAATSLLSNAARCHGLFGYPDVTVPELVEATAQWVRKGLPTLGKPTKFQQRNGKF